CATTGGGGTCCCGTTTTAACCTTCCTCGAGCTGAAGATCCAGATCTGGGTACAAATTCAATACAGAGTTACCAACTCacaggcagcagccatttttctctgcaAGTGCAAATAGATGAAAATGGCATTAGAAGTGCTAAATTGGTGTTGGATAAATCTTTGGATAGGGAAGAGCAATCGGTTTATGATCTGATCCTCACAGCTTCTGATGGAGGCGATCCAGTGAGATCTGGCACTGCTCAAATCCACGTAATAATTCTGGATGCTAATGACAATGCTCCAGTTTTCAGCCAACCTGTTTATGAAGCAACTGTCCCAGAGAATATTCCTAAAGGGTCCACTATCATTACAGTAAGAGCAATTGATCTAGATGAAGGAATTAATGGGGAGATGAAATACTCTTTTCAAACACTAGTGAAACATAACTCTCAAACATTTCTCCTTAACTCTACAACTGGTGAAATAACACTTGGAGGAAAACTCGATTATGAGGATTCTTCTTTATATGAATTTGAGGTAGAAGCCAAAGATGGAGGAGGCCTGAGTGACACATCAAAAGTTGTGATTTTCATTACGGATTTGAATGACCATGCACCTGAATTAGAGGTAACTTATCTCACGAATGACATCCTGGAGAATTCACCAGTTGGAACCGTTGTTGCCATTCTCAACATGCAAGATGGTGATTCTGGAATTAACGGGGAGGTCACATGTTCAATAGACCCAAACCTCCCTTTTCGGCTGAAAAAATCCATGGATAACTTTTACAGTTTGGTGACAGATAATGTCTTGGATAGAGAGCAAGTGGCATCCTACAGTATCACCCTCACAGTTACTGACCATGGGATTCCTCCTCTTTCTACAGCCACTGTGATAGATCTAAGCCTTGTAGATGCAAATGACAATCCTCCCCTCTTTACAGAATCTGCCTACACATCTTATCTCCTGGAGAATAATTTGAGAGGGGCGTCTATCTTTTCCTTGAGAGCAGATGATCCCGACTGGGAAGAGAATTCCAGAATAACATATTCCATCATGGAGGGACATGATCGTTCCCTTCTCTCATCATACCTCTCCATTAATTCTGAAACTGGAGTTGTCTATGCATTGAGCTCTTTTGATTATGAAGAGGTGCAGGAGATCAGTTTCTGGGTTAAAGCCCAAGATGGAGGCTCTCCACCACTCAGCTCCAACATCTCAGTGACTCTCTTAATTTTAGATCAGAATGATAACGCCCCCCAGATCTTGTACCCTTCTAGCCCCACTGATGGCTCCACTGGAGTTGAGCTGGCTCCTCATTCTTCTGAGCCTAGATATCTGGTCACTAAGGTGGTGGCTGTGGATGCAGACTCTGGCCAGAACTCCTGGCTCTCCTATCAGTTACTGAAGGCCACAGAGCCAGGTCTCTTCACCATAGGACTCCACACTGGAGAGATCAGGTCAGCCCGTTTCTTTCTGGACAAGGATGCTCTCAAGCAAAGCCTGGTG
Above is a genomic segment from Euleptes europaea isolate rEulEur1 chromosome 17, rEulEur1.hap1, whole genome shotgun sequence containing:
- the LOC130488791 gene encoding protocadherin gamma-A6-like isoform X19 encodes the protein MGEIQKQWNTVNKGILQYLITLFVWKAVAGQIHYSIPEEMQKGSFVGNIAKDLGMDGKHLSEHGLRIVTRTGTVQYFALNFNSGILQTSERIDREAICGQAEKCTLNFQVIMERKLKIYGVEVEITDVNDNDPQFHPWEQELEISEASTLGSRFNLPRAEDPDLGTNSIQSYQLTGSSHFSLQVQIDENGIRSAKLVLDKSLDREEQSVYDLILTASDGGDPVRSGTAQIHVIILDANDNAPVFSQPVYEATVPENIPKGSTIITVRAIDLDEGINGEMKYSFQTLVKHNSQTFLLNSTTGEITLGGKLDYEDSSLYEFEVEAKDGGGLSDTSKVVIFITDLNDHAPELEVTYLTNDILENSPVGTVVAILNMQDGDSGINGEVTCSIDPNLPFRLKKSMDNFYSLVTDNVLDREQVASYSITLTVTDHGIPPLSTATVIDLSLVDANDNPPLFTESAYTSYLLENNLRGASIFSLRADDPDWEENSRITYSIMEGHDRSLLSSYLSINSETGVVYALSSFDYEEVQEISFWVKAQDGGSPPLSSNISVTLLILDQNDNAPQILYPSSPTDGSTGVELAPHSSEPRYLVTKVVAVDADSGQNSWLSYQLLKATEPGLFTIGLHTGEIRSARFFLDKDALKQSLVVLVKDNGQPPLSASVTVTVVLADSIPESLSDISSISVPADPQSDLTFYLVVAVAFVSCLFFAFLLVLLAIRLHRWRHSQLCASGSMNFSGVPVSQFVGIDGVRAFLHSYCQEVSLTTDSRKKQFNNQQTCDTNEPILTFEDSNLSSGDQIFQQAQPVNTDWRFSQAQRPGTSGSQNGDENGTWPNNQFDTEMLQAMILASANEAAAAAAANPDGNSTLGGGATAGTMGLSTRYGPQFTLQHVPDYRQNVYIPGSTATLSNAAGKRDGKPAASGGGNKKKSGKKEKK